The nucleotide window ATAGTCGGTGATTGAAGGTTGGAAATGAGAAAGCGAGAATATCATCATTTTCCAAAAAATGATGTCGAATTCCAGCAGAAATATAGTTTTTGGTCAGATCTGCCATATCTTGTAAAAACATTTGCTGGAATGAATGATAAATCAGGTGCCTTTCAATTAGTAACACCGAAAGGCGAAACTTTGAAAACAAAAAGAAGTATTTCCGTAGAAATCGCAGAAGCAAATATTGATTTTAAACTGTTGACGAACGATAATCTCAATTATGTCCTTGAGGATATAGATGACAATGGCCTTCTGGATTTCAGGATTGTCCTGTTATATACATATCTTGATAAAGATTATCAAAGGGTCCCATATAGAAAAGATACTTTTTTGGTCAGGAGTCATCTTTCGGAAGGGGTTTTAACATTAAAGATTCATCTGCATGACGGGCCAGGTCATACAAGATCTGATGAGATTGCTAATACGATCGTGGATGAGTTGGGAAAAGGCCGTTTGGATTAATCATGTATTTTCATGATGAACTGGTTTGCTGATATGGGAAATACTCAGCAATACCGAATAATTTATCTATTAGATGTTATATGATAAATTGAAAATTCTGGAAAATAGATATAACATTATAAGCAAAATTAATTTTTAGGGAAAATACGAGATTGAAATTTTTATCAAATTATTAAAAATTTATCGAATGGTGAACTTAATATGACTAAGGCCGAGATTTTAGCGCAAATCAAGACAGCTGAAGATGATGCAAAATCAATAATTTCAGAGGCAAAAGAACTGAAGATCAAAAAGGTACAGGAATCTAAGAACAAAGCCCGAGAATTGGTGAAAAGTGCTGAAATCGATAGCGTCAAATTGTCAGAACAAAAAATTGCTCAGGCCAAAGAACTATTTACATCAGAAAAAGGAAGCTTACTAAAAAAAGGACTCACAGAAGCTGAAACAATAAAGTCTGATGCAAGCAGAAATATTAAGAAAACTACTGATTACTTAGTTGAGCAATTCGAGAGGGCGATAAATGCTTAAAGCCAAAAAGGTTTCAAGGGCTGTAATTATCGGTAATAATAAGTTATTAGAACACACTGTGGAGATCCTTCATGATTTTAATTGTATACATGTAGAAGATTTCACAGAAGAAGATGCCTTTCTTTCTATTGGCAGACCAGGTAAAACTGCATCTGAAACCTCTCAAAAGCTTATTAAACTCAGATCTTTATCAAATTTCCTTAAAATAAAACCTAAATATCTGGAAGAGTTGCAAAATGAAAACTCTATTTTAGCACAACTTGATACAACATTGGATGAACTAGATTCAAAAGTCTCTGGTTTATTAGAGAGACGGAATTTCCTTGATGCAGAAATGAAGGATCTTGAAACTTCAATCAATGAAATACAACCAATATCAGGATTTCCACTGAATGTGGAAATGTACCACGGTTACCAATCAATTTCTGTCTTTATGGGTTATATCGTAGGCGAACAATCAGAAATAGAATCTGATATTAGAAACATCACTCCTGATTATGAATTGCTAGTATCCGCTCATAATAAAACTTTAATCATAGCTCTTTTTACTCCTATAGAACATGAAACACAGGTCTCGGAACTACTTGAGAAATATAATTTTTCTGAAATTCATGTTCCTGAAGAAAGGGGTGATCCACAAAAACTGTTAGCAGGGATGAATAACAGGAAAGAGGACATATTGAGGGAATTAACAGAGTTAGAAGATGAAATTGCAGAACTTCAAAGTCAACATTTGGATTTCATCCTTGCAGCCGATGA belongs to Methanosarcinales archaeon and includes:
- the ahaH gene encoding ATP synthase archaeal subunit H — its product is MTKAEILAQIKTAEDDAKSIISEAKELKIKKVQESKNKARELVKSAEIDSVKLSEQKIAQAKELFTSEKGSLLKKGLTEAETIKSDASRNIKKTTDYLVEQFERAINA